A genomic region of Trifolium pratense cultivar HEN17-A07 linkage group LG3, ARS_RC_1.1, whole genome shotgun sequence contains the following coding sequences:
- the LOC123916853 gene encoding putative methylesterase 12, chloroplastic, protein MGNRFICMTKKESKDVGSRSKRMGRSQRKLVSEEELHLQALSMALQQHQLSQRFEGSMSRRIAGSTSSRRRTLPDSVPLNNNKQDSELLENMKTKKFVLIHGEGFGAWCWYKTVALLEEVGLQPVALDLTGSGIDLTDSNNVTTLAEYSKPLTNYLENLPEDEKVVLVGHSIGGACISYALEHYPHKISKAIFLCATMVTDGQRPFDVFADQLGSAEQFMQESKFLIHGNGKEKPPTGFMFEKEQMKGLYFNQSPTKDVALAMVSMRQSPIGPIMEKLCLSPDKYGTARRFYIQTLDDRALSPDVQEKLVRENPPEGVFKIKGSDHCPFFSKPQSLHKILVEIAQIQ, encoded by the exons atgggtaaTCGTTTCATTTGCATGACAAAAAAGGAGTCAAAAGATGTTGGATCAAGAAGCAAAAGAATGGGTAGATCACAGAGGAAGCTTGTTTCTGAAGAAGAATTGCATCTTCAAGCATTATCTATGGCACTTCAACAGCATCAATTGTCTCAGAGATTCGAAGGCTCTATGTCTAGAAGAATTGCTGGTTCAACTAGCTCTAGAAGACGCACTTTACCTGATTCTGTCccactcaacaacaacaagcag GATTCAGAATTACTGGAGAACATGAAAACAAAGAAGTTTGTATTGATCCATGGAGAAGGTTTTGGAGCATGGTGTTGGTACAAGACTGTTGCTCTTCTAGAAGAAGTAGGACTTCAGCCTGTTGCCTTAGATCTTACAGGATCTGGAATTGATCTCACAGACAGCAACAATGTCACCACATTGGCAGAATATTCAAAACCTCTAACTAATTATCTTGAAAACCTTCCTGAGGACGAAAAG GTTGTTCTTGTTGGTCATAGCATTGGTGGTGCTTGCATTTCATATGCATTGGAACACTATCCACACAAGATCTCGAAAGCGATCTTCCTTTGTGCTACAATGGTGACTGATGGTCAACGGCCGTTTGATGTTTTCGCTGATCAG CTAGGATCTGCTGAACAGTTTATGCAAGAATCAAAGTTTCTGATCCACGGGAATGGTAAAGAAAAGCCCCCAACAGGATTTATGTTTGAGAAAGAGCAGATGAAAGGCTTGTATTTTAATCAATCCCCAACAAAG GATGTTGCTTTAGCCATGGTTTCAATGAGACAGAGCCCTATTGGTCCAATCATGGAGAAGCTGTGTTTATCTCCTGACAAATATGGTACTGCACGCCGCTTTTACATTCAAACGCTGGATGATCGCGCTCTTTCACCTGATGTCCAAGAGAAGCTAGTGAGGGAAAATCCACCTGAAGGAGTTTTCAAAATCAAAGGCAGTGACCACTGCCCATTCTTCTCCAAACCACAATCTCTCCACAAAATTTTAGTGGAAATTGCTCAAATTCAGTAG
- the LOC123916136 gene encoding uncharacterized protein LOC123916136, with amino-acid sequence MQKLLQRPTCSSLPPILSSSSSTTNTVTVNALFLPLPPKPFSSLLHSTTTTMAAAAPPSQSIGVSLSPSSYSSSKRTYSSSYVRTTKCFSPSLTLTRHTTTNRFLPCLPLHHSSFHNNHHNQQQQGTTTTTTEDDDEDSSLLHTNPSSSSSSSSSSNASRLNRRQKTSSSSSPESSSSPNPPDLLAIPGVGPRNFRKLVQKGIQGVAQLKQLYKDKFIGKSSDQMVEYLQSSVGIIHKNHAESITTFIKKSVDEELDDTSTRNRPLQNKRLTFCVEGNISVGKTTFLQRIANETIELRDLVEVVPEPIAKWQDVGPDHFNILDAFYAEPQRYAYTFQNYVFVTRVMQERESSAGIKPLRLMERSVFSDRMVFVRAVHEANWMNEMEISIYDSWFDPVVSTLPGLIPDGFIYLRASPDTCHQRMKLRKREEEGGVSLEYLRGLHEKHESWLFPSQSVNHGVLSVNKLPHHVDKSLHPDIRDRVFYLEGDHMHSSIQKVPALILDCEPNIDFSKDIEAKREYARQVAKFFEFVKKQQVLSQEALVGDKNSQGHPQVLLPREGNLWLPGGKPFPGPPFDFKRAMSYMSGSG; translated from the exons ATGCAGAAACTATTACAGCGCCCAACTTGTTCTTCACTCCCTCctattctttcttcttcttcttctactacTAATACTGTTACCGTTAATGCCCTCTTTCTCCCTTTACCACCAAAACCCTTTTCATCTTTACTTCATTCTACCACAACAACAATGGCGGCAGCAGCGCCGCCTTCACAATCTATTGGGGTTTCCTTATCCccttcttcttattcttcttcgAAGAGGACTTATTCTTCTTCCTATGTTCGTACTACTAAATGTTTCTCTCCATCTCTAACCCTAACACGCCACACTACTACTAACAGATTCCTTCCCTGTCTTCCACTTCACCACTCTTCTTTTCATAATAATCATCATAATCAACAACAACAgggtactactactactaccacAGAGGACGACGACGAGGATTCTTCTCTTCTACACACCaacccttcttcttcttcttcttcttcttcctcctccaaCGCCTCCAGGCTAAATAGGAGGCAAAagacttcttcttcttcatctcctgaatcatcatcatcacccaATCCTCCTGATTTGTTGGCTATTCCCGGCGTCGGTCCCAGAAATTTCAGAAAACTCGTTCAGAAAGGTATCCAAGGTGTCGCTCAACTCAAACAACTCTACAAAGATAAG TTCATTGGCAAATCTAGTGACCAGATGGTTGAGTATCTACAGAGTTCTGTTGGAATCATCCACAAGAACCATGCTGAAAGTATAACTACTTTCATTAAAAAGAGTGTTGATGAAGAATTAGACGATACTTCCACTCGGAACCGGCCTCTGCAGAACAAGCGCCTTACTTTCTGCGTCGAGGGTAATATCAGTGTTGGCAAGACTACTTTCCTTCAGAGAATAGCCAATGAAACTATTGAACTGCGTGATCTTGTTGAGGTGGTTCCTGAACCCATTGCCAAGTGGCAGGATGTTGGACCTGACCACTTCAATATCCTTGACGCTTTTTATGCTGAGCCGCAGAGGTATGCATACACCTTTCAGAACTACGTATTTGTTACTAGGGTCATGCAGGAAAGAGAGTCTTCTGCTGGAATCAAGCCTCTTCGATTGATGGAGAGGAGTGTTTTCAGTGACAGGATG GTTTTTGTACGAGCTGTTCACGAAGCCAATTGGATGAATGAGATGGAGATCAGCATTTATGACTCTTGGTTTGACCCTGTTGTGTCCACCTTGCCCGGCCTTATTCCTGATGGTTTTATCTATCTTAGAGCAAGTCCTGATACTTGCCATCAAAGAATGAAATTACggaagagagaagaagaaggtgGAGTCAGCCTAGAGTATCTACGTGGCCTCCATGAAAAGCATGAGAGCTGGTTATTCCCCTCCCAAAGTGTTAATCACGGGGTATTATCAGTCAATAAGCTGCCCCATCATGTCGACAAGTCTTTACACCCTGATATAAGAGATCGTGTATTTTATCTCGAGGGTGACCACATGCATTCCAGCATTCAGAAG GTTCCTGCATTGATTCTGGACTGTGAACCCAATATTGATTTCAGCAAGGATATTGAAGCCAAGAGGGA ATATGCGCGCCAAGTTGCAAAGTTTTTTGAATTTGTCAAGAAACAGCAAGTTCTGTCTCAGGAAGCTCTTGTAGGTGATAAAAATAGCCAAGGCCATCCACAGGTGCTGCTACCCCGTGAAGGTAACCTGTGGCTACCAGGTGGAAAGCCTTTCCCAGGGCCACCCTTTGACTTCAAAAGGGCAATGTCATATATGTCTGGTAGTGGCTGA